A single genomic interval of Microbacterium oleivorans harbors:
- a CDS encoding acyl-CoA synthetase — MSAASAARTFEVRHVQLGRALFAAVAAVMITFSPDHSAIVGMSVFSGFATATAIILFVGAWLAHPAGRRRVPIALGAVTLVAAVLAGLPPLRTPVGFFAVVIAWALVSGGIELISGLRGRRTASPAARDEVLIGGITLVLVVGLLLVNPAYSLEYFIAEAGGSFTLTGITIGVGLFGGYAAVVAVFLGIAGFSPRHDDAAPAVAGGAASSGASTPSSNPEVAS, encoded by the coding sequence GTGTCTGCAGCATCCGCCGCCCGCACCTTCGAGGTGCGGCATGTCCAGCTCGGTCGCGCCCTCTTCGCCGCGGTCGCGGCGGTCATGATCACCTTCTCACCCGACCACTCGGCGATCGTGGGCATGTCGGTCTTCAGCGGATTCGCGACGGCCACGGCGATCATCCTCTTCGTGGGCGCCTGGCTGGCGCATCCCGCCGGCCGTCGCCGCGTGCCCATCGCCCTCGGCGCCGTGACGCTCGTCGCGGCCGTGCTGGCCGGCCTCCCACCCCTGCGCACACCCGTCGGCTTCTTCGCCGTGGTGATCGCCTGGGCACTCGTCTCCGGCGGGATCGAACTGATCTCGGGCCTCCGCGGACGCCGCACCGCCTCGCCCGCGGCTCGTGACGAGGTGCTCATCGGCGGGATCACCCTGGTGCTGGTCGTCGGACTGCTGCTGGTGAACCCCGCGTACAGCCTCGAGTACTTCATCGCCGAAGCCGGCGGGTCCTTCACCCTCACGGGCATCACCATCGGGGTCGGCCTCTTCGGCGGATACGCGGCCGTGGTGGCGGTGTTCCTCGGCATCGCCGGTTTCTCACCGCGTCACGACGACGCCGCACCGGCGGTCGCCGGTGGCGCGGCATCCTCGGGTGCGTCAACACCCTCGTCGAATCCGGAGGTCGCATCGTGA
- a CDS encoding NADP-dependent oxidoreductase, with the protein MKALTYTEFGGNDRFEISEREMPHIGPDTLVVRVVAAGLNPVDYKLREGYLQGVIDVHLPAAPGWDVAGVVEKVGLDTPEFEVGDAVLAYARADVVSGGSVAEYMAVPVRTAARKPEGLDFAAAAAIPLTGLTALQAIERSAVDADSTVLIHGAAGGVGSFGVQLARLRGARVIGTASEKNHDYLRDLGAEPTTYGDGLAERVRALAPAGVDVVLDFAGGGSLDATADLLAPGGVVTSITDPRAASEFGGNYIWVRPDAAQLAELARLAAEGTLRVEVAETFPLDEAGAAYARLEEGHTRGKIVVTV; encoded by the coding sequence ATGAAGGCACTGACGTACACCGAGTTCGGCGGTAACGACCGCTTCGAGATCAGCGAGCGCGAGATGCCCCATATCGGGCCCGACACCCTCGTGGTGCGCGTCGTCGCCGCGGGGCTGAACCCCGTCGACTACAAGCTGCGCGAGGGGTACCTGCAGGGCGTGATCGACGTGCACCTGCCCGCCGCGCCGGGCTGGGACGTCGCGGGCGTCGTGGAGAAGGTCGGCCTCGACACCCCCGAGTTCGAGGTCGGCGACGCCGTCCTCGCGTATGCGCGCGCCGACGTCGTCAGCGGCGGGTCGGTCGCCGAGTACATGGCCGTGCCGGTTCGCACCGCCGCCCGTAAGCCCGAGGGTCTGGACTTCGCCGCCGCGGCAGCGATACCGCTCACCGGCCTGACCGCGCTGCAGGCGATCGAGCGGTCGGCGGTCGACGCGGATTCGACCGTCCTCATCCACGGCGCCGCGGGCGGCGTCGGGTCGTTCGGCGTGCAGCTGGCGCGCCTGCGCGGTGCCCGCGTGATCGGCACCGCCTCGGAGAAGAACCACGACTATCTGCGCGATCTGGGCGCCGAGCCCACCACCTACGGTGACGGCCTCGCCGAACGCGTCCGCGCGCTGGCCCCGGCCGGGGTCGACGTCGTGCTCGATTTCGCCGGCGGCGGCTCGCTCGATGCGACGGCCGACCTCCTCGCGCCGGGTGGGGTCGTCACCTCGATCACCGACCCGCGCGCGGCATCCGAGTTCGGCGGCAACTACATCTGGGTGCGCCCGGACGCCGCGCAGCTCGCCGAGCTCGCCCGCCTGGCCGCCGAGGGGACGCTCCGGGTCGAGGTCGCGGAGACCTTCCCGCTCGACGAGGCAGGTGCCGCGTACGCCCGGCTCGAAGAGGGGCACACGCGCGGCAAGATCGTCGTCACGGTCTGA
- a CDS encoding amino acid transporter: MSGEHPTRREIMRPVQLLGLAFVAAVFSGVITLVSMGAFQSIPREDAERAVVVALIVAGVAFIATLVIIALLMLAVDPAQVTKRVDRPVLYPEDPETPDETGSSPSAPRH; the protein is encoded by the coding sequence GTGAGCGGCGAACACCCCACCCGCCGCGAGATCATGCGCCCCGTGCAGCTGCTCGGGCTGGCCTTCGTCGCCGCGGTCTTCTCGGGCGTGATCACCCTCGTCTCGATGGGGGCCTTCCAGTCCATTCCGCGCGAGGATGCCGAGCGCGCGGTCGTCGTGGCGCTCATCGTCGCCGGGGTCGCCTTCATCGCGACCCTCGTGATCATCGCGCTGCTGATGCTCGCGGTGGACCCCGCCCAGGTCACCAAGCGGGTCGATCGCCCGGTGCTCTACCCCGAGGACCCCGAGACCCCCGACGAGACCGGCTCGTCGCCCTCCGCGCCCCGCCACTGA